In the genome of Bradyrhizobium ottawaense, the window GCGTGACGGCGATGCGGCTCATCCTGCTTTGTCTGCTGTTGCTGACTGCCTCGCCGCTGCACGCCGCGGAACGGCTCAACGTCGTCGCGAGCTTCTCGATCCTCGGCGACTTCGTCCGTAACGTCGGGGGAGATCGGGTCAACGTGACGACGCTGGTCGGCCCCGATAGCGACGTCCACGTCTATACGCCCGCGCCAAGCGATGCCAAGCGGGTCGCGGAGGCAAGGCTCGTCATCGTCAATGGGCTCGGGCTGGAGGGCTGGCTGCCGCGGCTCGTGCAGTCTGCAGGTAGCAAGGCAGTGGTCGTCACCGCGAGCGCCGGCATCACGCCGCTGAAGCTCGGCTCGGCCGCAGACCCCCATGCCTGGCAGTCCGTCCCCAACGCCAAAGCCTACGCAACCGACATCGCCAATGCGCTGGCCGCGGCCGCCCCGGATGATGCGGACTTCTTCCGGGCCCAGGCAAAAGCCTATCTGGAAAAGCTCGAAACGCTCGACCGCGAGGTCCGCGAGGCCGTGGCGAAAATCCCGCCGGAGCGGCGCAAGGTGATCTCCACCCATGACGCCTTCGGCTATTTTTCCGCCGAATACGGTATCCAGTTCATCGCCCCCCTGGGGGTCTCCACCGAAACCGAGCCGAGCGCCCGGGACATCGCGGCCATCATCGGCCAGATCAAGGCCCAAAAAATACCGGCCGTGTTCCTGGAAAATATCAGCGATGACCGGTTGATCCGGCGGATCGCGGCGGAGACCGGCTCAAAAGTCGGCGGGACCCTGATTTCGGACGGTTTGACCGGCGAAAAGGGGCCTGCACCCACTTACATTGATATGGTCAGGCACAATATAAAGGCCCTGACCAGTGCGCTTGACCACTAGGGCAGGGGCCACCCCGCCTCGCGTCGCGCGAAAAAGCCCTATGTCCGGAGTTGTTATGTCTGAAGCGACCTCCCAGAAAATCCCCGTGACCGTCCTGACCGGCTATCTCGGTGCCGGCAAGACCACGCTCTTGAACCGCATCCTGTCCGAGAACCACGGCAAGAAATACGCCGTCATCGTCAACGAATTCGGCGAGATCGGCATCGACAACGACCTCATCATCGGCGCCGATGAGGAAGTGTTCGAGATGAACAATGGCTGCATCTGCTGCACCGTGCGCGGCGACCTCGTGCGCATCATGGACGGCCTGATGAAGCGCAAGGGCAAGTTCGACGCCATCATCGTCGAGACCACCGGCCTTGCCGATCCGGCGCCGGTCGCGCAGACTTTCTTCGTCGACGAGGACGTGCAGAAGAACGCCCGCCTCGATGCCGTCGTCACGGTGGCCGACGCCAAGTGGCTGTCCGACCGGCTCAAGGACGCGCCCGAGGCCAAGAACCAGATCGCCTTTGCCGACGTCATCGTGCTGAACAAGACCGATCTCGTCAGCAAGGGCGAGCTTGCCGAGGTCGAAGCCCGCATCCGCGGCATCAATCCCTATGCGAAACTCCACCGCACCGAGCGCTGCTCGGTGGCCCTGGCCGACGTGCTCGACCGCGGCGCCTTCGATCTCGACCGCATCCTCGATATCGAGCCGGATTTCCTGGAGGCCGACGATCATGACCACGACCATGATCACCACCATCACGGCCACGATCATCACCACCATGATCACGGCCACGGCCTGAAGCACTATCACGACGAGGACATGCAGTCGCTGTCGCTCAAGACCGACAAGCCGCTCGATCCGAACGTGTTCATGCCCTGGCTCCAGAATTTGGTGCAGGTCGAGGGCGGCAAGATCCTGCGCTCCAAGGGCATCCTCGCCTTCCACGACGACGACGACCGCTACGTCTTCCAGGGCGTCCACATGATGCTGGAGGGCGACCATCAGCGGAAGTGGAAGGAGGGCGAGCCGCGCGAGAGCCGCCTCGTCTTCATCGGCCGCGAATTGCCGGAAGAGGCCATCCGCAAGGGTTTTGAGAGCTGCATCGTCTCGTGATGAAAGAGTTTACGCCGGCCCCCGATACCGCCTCGATCGTCTCCGTCACCGATCGCGTCAAGCCTGTTACGCTCGGCATGGGCGTGACCTCGGTGCATTTCCTTGGCCCCCGCGCCGCCTTCGTCGGCGGCGAAGAGAACGTCGCGTTCGTGGACGCCCAAGGCGAAATCACGACGGTCGCCGTGCATGGCGGCGGCATTCTCTCGACGGCCTCCGACGGCAAGCGCCTCGTCATGGGCGGCGACGACGGCAAGGTCGTCTCGCTCGACGCCAAGGGCGAGGTGACGCTGCTCGCCACCGATCCCAAGCGACGCTGGATCGATGCGGTGGCGCTGCATGCGGACGGCTCCTACGCCTGGTCGGCCGGCAAGACGGCGTTCGTCAAGAGCGGCAAGACTGAGGAGAAGTCGCTCGAGGTGCCCTCGACCGTCGGCGGGCTTGCGTTCGCGCCGAAGGGCCTGCGGCTCGCGATTGCCCATTACAACGGCGCGACGCTGTGGTTTCCGAACATGGCGGGATCAGCCGAATTCCTGCCCTGGGCCGGCTCGCATCTCGGCGTCACCTTCAGCCCGGACAACAAGTTCCTGGTCACCACGATGCACGAGGCGGCGCTGCATGGCTGGCGGCTTGCCGACAACAGGCATATGCGCATGACCGGCTATCCCGGCCGCGTCCGCTCGATGTCCTGGAGCGCGGGCGGCAAGGCGCTGGCGACCTCGGGTGCCGACACCATCATCCTGTGGCCGTTCGCCAGCAAGGACGGCCCGATGGGCAAGGAGCCCGCGATGCTGGCGCCGCTGCAGGCGCGGGTCTCCGTGGTCGCCTGTCACCCCAAGAACGACATCCTCGCCGCCGGCTACAGCGACGGCACCGTGCTGATGGTGCGGCTGGAGGACGGCGCCGAGATCCTGGTTCGCCGCAACGGCACCCCGCCGGTGGCTGCGATCGCCTGGAACGCCAAGGGCACGCTGCTCGCCTTCGCCGATGAAAATGGGGACGGCGGTCTGCTGGAGCTTTAATCCGTCATGGTTCCGGCCGTAGGGTGGGCAAAGGCGCCCTTGCGCCGTGCCCACGATCTCTCCGCGAAACAATAGTGGTGGGCACGTCGCGCGAAGAGCGCGCCTTTGCCCACCCTACCGCATCCTCAATGGCGGCGCGAATAGATGCGATTTCTAACGACCTTCCAGATTGCTGATTTTGCCGACACGCTGGTCAGCCTGTTCACGGCCTTCGTACTGGGCACGCTGATCGGCGCCGAGCGGCAATATCGCCAGCGCACCGCGGGCCTGCGCACCAACGTGCTGGTCGCGGTCGGCGCCGCCGCGTTCGTCGATCTCGCCATGCATCTGACCGGCGCCGACGGCGCGGTGCGCGTGATCTCCTACGTCGTCTCCGGCATCGGCTTCTTGGGCGCCGGCGTCATCA includes:
- a CDS encoding metal ABC transporter solute-binding protein, Zn/Mn family — translated: MRLILLCLLLLTASPLHAAERLNVVASFSILGDFVRNVGGDRVNVTTLVGPDSDVHVYTPAPSDAKRVAEARLVIVNGLGLEGWLPRLVQSAGSKAVVVTASAGITPLKLGSAADPHAWQSVPNAKAYATDIANALAAAAPDDADFFRAQAKAYLEKLETLDREVREAVAKIPPERRKVISTHDAFGYFSAEYGIQFIAPLGVSTETEPSARDIAAIIGQIKAQKIPAVFLENISDDRLIRRIAAETGSKVGGTLISDGLTGEKGPAPTYIDMVRHNIKALTSALDH
- a CDS encoding CobW family GTP-binding protein, which gives rise to MSEATSQKIPVTVLTGYLGAGKTTLLNRILSENHGKKYAVIVNEFGEIGIDNDLIIGADEEVFEMNNGCICCTVRGDLVRIMDGLMKRKGKFDAIIVETTGLADPAPVAQTFFVDEDVQKNARLDAVVTVADAKWLSDRLKDAPEAKNQIAFADVIVLNKTDLVSKGELAEVEARIRGINPYAKLHRTERCSVALADVLDRGAFDLDRILDIEPDFLEADDHDHDHDHHHHGHDHHHHDHGHGLKHYHDEDMQSLSLKTDKPLDPNVFMPWLQNLVQVEGGKILRSKGILAFHDDDDRYVFQGVHMMLEGDHQRKWKEGEPRESRLVFIGRELPEEAIRKGFESCIVS
- a CDS encoding WD40 repeat domain-containing protein, yielding MKEFTPAPDTASIVSVTDRVKPVTLGMGVTSVHFLGPRAAFVGGEENVAFVDAQGEITTVAVHGGGILSTASDGKRLVMGGDDGKVVSLDAKGEVTLLATDPKRRWIDAVALHADGSYAWSAGKTAFVKSGKTEEKSLEVPSTVGGLAFAPKGLRLAIAHYNGATLWFPNMAGSAEFLPWAGSHLGVTFSPDNKFLVTTMHEAALHGWRLADNRHMRMTGYPGRVRSMSWSAGGKALATSGADTIILWPFASKDGPMGKEPAMLAPLQARVSVVACHPKNDILAAGYSDGTVLMVRLEDGAEILVRRNGTPPVAAIAWNAKGTLLAFADENGDGGLLEL